A region from the Oceanidesulfovibrio marinus genome encodes:
- a CDS encoding sirohydrochlorin cobaltochelatase has protein sequence MAVSPAMAGHGKSKPEKKGILLVAFGTSVPEARPAFDNIDAKVKAAFPDVEVRWAYTSHIIRTKVAKETGEELPSPAEALAKMMADGFTHVAVQSLHTIPGQEYHGLVETAHAFATMPKGMKRILVGYPLLSTSADMAEVADAIIATLPKERKADEAVVLMGHGTHHPADVYYAALQYYLSKRDPNVFVGTVEGHPTLDDVIAGLKAKDLKTAYLVPFMSVAGDHARNDMAGDEPDSWKSVLTEQGFKPIPVLRGTAEVDPIVDIWIEHLKGAFSHFE, from the coding sequence ATGGCGGTTTCGCCCGCCATGGCCGGCCATGGCAAATCAAAGCCCGAGAAGAAAGGCATCCTGCTGGTGGCCTTCGGCACCTCCGTGCCCGAGGCGCGCCCAGCCTTCGACAACATCGACGCCAAGGTCAAAGCCGCCTTCCCGGACGTGGAGGTCCGCTGGGCCTACACCTCGCACATCATCCGCACCAAGGTGGCCAAGGAAACCGGCGAGGAGCTGCCCTCCCCGGCCGAGGCCCTGGCCAAGATGATGGCCGACGGCTTCACCCACGTGGCCGTGCAGTCCCTGCACACCATCCCCGGCCAGGAGTACCACGGCCTGGTGGAGACTGCCCACGCGTTCGCAACCATGCCCAAGGGTATGAAACGGATTCTGGTCGGATATCCGCTCCTTTCGACGTCGGCAGACATGGCCGAGGTTGCGGACGCGATTATCGCCACCCTGCCCAAGGAGCGCAAGGCGGACGAGGCCGTGGTCCTCATGGGCCACGGCACCCACCATCCGGCGGACGTGTACTACGCTGCCCTGCAGTACTACCTGAGCAAGCGCGACCCCAACGTCTTCGTGGGCACGGTGGAAGGCCACCCCACCCTGGATGACGTGATCGCCGGGTTGAAAGCCAAAGACCTGAAAACCGCGTACCTCGTACCCTTCATGTCCGTGGCCGGCGACCACGCCCGCAACGACATGGCCGGGGACGAGCCCGACTCCTGGAAGTCCGTGCTCACCGAGCAGGGCTTCAAGCCCATTCCCGTACTGCGCGGCACGGCCGAGGTGGACCCCATCGTGGATATCTGGATAGAGCACCTCAAGGGTGCGTTCAGCCACTTCGAGTAA
- a CDS encoding FecCD family ABC transporter permease, giving the protein MSNPGTHSSRDRSSPIRGASSRGLVLGVAALLLSVLSFLAACTMGPFHVPLSTVWDVLTGAHGVDDTARVVVLDIRLSRAVLAWLAGAVLAVAGAAYQGVLRNPLADPFTLGVSSGGAFGAAIAIHIGLTGSLLAGSGLTALPLAALAGSLCALLVVLMLGRLAGPFRRETLVLAGIVVTTFLSACIAFVKSLDEEAVSAIVFWIMGSFQGRGWAHVLLFAPYAAIGTAVVFLLSKELDILALGDTQASQLGVNVDRSRMLLLFGASFAAAAAVAVSGIIGFVGLVVPHLVRLAIGGAHRPLLAVSALVGGLLLLWSDVLARIVLPGGAELPVGVVTALFGGPFFCVLLARRARRENA; this is encoded by the coding sequence ATGAGTAATCCCGGAACACATAGCTCGCGCGACAGGAGCTCGCCCATCCGTGGCGCTTCCTCGCGCGGGCTCGTTCTGGGCGTCGCCGCTCTTCTGCTCAGCGTATTGTCCTTCCTGGCCGCCTGCACCATGGGGCCGTTCCACGTGCCGCTGTCCACGGTCTGGGACGTGCTGACCGGCGCCCACGGCGTCGATGACACGGCGCGTGTGGTCGTGTTGGACATCCGCCTTTCCCGCGCGGTGCTTGCCTGGCTTGCCGGCGCTGTGCTCGCCGTAGCCGGCGCTGCGTACCAGGGCGTGCTGCGCAACCCGCTGGCCGACCCCTTCACCCTGGGCGTATCCAGTGGCGGCGCCTTCGGCGCAGCCATCGCCATCCACATCGGCCTTACCGGCTCGCTGCTGGCCGGCTCCGGCCTCACGGCCTTGCCTCTGGCCGCCCTTGCCGGCAGCCTTTGCGCGCTGCTCGTTGTGCTCATGCTGGGCCGCCTGGCCGGCCCGTTCCGCCGCGAGACCCTGGTCCTGGCCGGCATCGTGGTCACCACATTTCTCTCGGCGTGCATCGCATTCGTGAAATCTTTGGACGAGGAGGCGGTCAGCGCCATCGTCTTCTGGATCATGGGCAGCTTTCAGGGACGGGGTTGGGCGCACGTACTGCTCTTCGCGCCGTACGCTGCCATCGGCACGGCCGTGGTCTTCCTGCTGTCCAAGGAATTGGACATCCTGGCATTGGGCGACACCCAGGCCAGTCAGCTCGGCGTCAACGTGGACCGCTCGCGCATGCTGCTGCTGTTCGGGGCCAGCTTCGCCGCCGCGGCGGCCGTGGCGGTCTCGGGTATCATCGGCTTTGTGGGCCTGGTAGTGCCGCATCTGGTGCGCCTGGCCATCGGCGGTGCGCACCGGCCTTTGCTCGCGGTCTCCGCACTTGTAGGCGGTCTGCTGCTCCTCTGGTCGGACGTGCTCGCGCGCATCGTGCTGCCCGGCGGCGCGGAGTTGCCCGTAGGCGTTGTCACTGCGCTGTTCGGCGGCCCCTTTTTCTGCGTACTCCTGGCCCGCCGCGCCAGAAGGGAGAACGCATGA
- a CDS encoding ABC transporter ATP-binding protein, protein MSRPSNILDNSTNRHVDTSMPDPMIRVEKLHCGYGRRAVLSDIDLEVGRGEMVGLLGPNGSGKTTLLLALSGVLAPESGRVLLDGDDVHAMPAKERARRIAAVPQHIEPSHDLTVREFVLMGRYPHLSFLARYGENDHAAAETAMRETGTMHLAERSAGGLSGGELQRTAIARAFAQCPQEDAVLLLDEAASGLDVAHKLHIHDLLRARHRAGATVVSAIHDLNLAALYCSRLVFLKEGHIVLDGPTAEVFTETHLTEIYGAKLTVFPHPVTGAPQCCLVPNND, encoded by the coding sequence ATGAGCCGCCCGTCTAATATCCTGGACAACTCCACGAACCGTCATGTGGATACTTCGATGCCCGACCCGATGATCCGGGTGGAAAAGCTGCATTGCGGCTACGGCCGTCGCGCCGTGCTCTCCGATATCGACCTCGAGGTTGGCCGCGGCGAGATGGTCGGCCTGCTGGGCCCCAACGGCTCCGGCAAGACCACCCTGCTCCTGGCCCTCTCCGGCGTGCTCGCCCCGGAGTCCGGCCGCGTGCTTCTGGACGGGGACGACGTGCACGCCATGCCGGCCAAGGAGCGCGCCCGGCGCATCGCGGCCGTGCCCCAGCACATCGAGCCGAGCCACGACCTCACCGTACGCGAGTTCGTGCTCATGGGCCGCTACCCGCACCTCTCGTTCCTGGCGCGATACGGCGAAAACGATCACGCCGCGGCCGAGACGGCCATGCGCGAGACCGGGACCATGCACCTGGCGGAGCGCTCTGCCGGCGGCCTTTCCGGGGGCGAGCTGCAACGCACGGCCATTGCCCGCGCCTTTGCCCAGTGCCCGCAGGAAGACGCCGTGCTCCTGCTGGACGAGGCAGCCTCCGGCCTGGACGTAGCGCACAAGCTGCACATCCACGATCTGCTCCGCGCCCGGCACCGCGCCGGCGCCACCGTGGTCTCCGCCATCCATGACCTCAACCTCGCCGCGCTCTACTGCTCCCGCCTCGTCTTCCTCAAGGAAGGCCACATTGTGCTGGACGGCCCCACGGCTGAGGTCTTTACCGAGACCCATCTGACCGAAATCTACGGCGCAAAGCTCACCGTGTTCCCGCACCCGGTAACCGGCGCGCCCCAATGCTGTCTGGTACCAAATAATGACTAG
- a CDS encoding ABC transporter substrate-binding protein — protein sequence MTRYFCVFAALLCLLLPLSASAQVSITDDAGDAVTLDAPAARVISLYGAFNEIIAAMDLTDRLVARTRADELPPEITALPSIGTHMRPNVELILGLRPDLVFQMAGRRAAAGEAVAALRAKGITVTVFDIHTFNGLFSAITRMGVLLGAEGKAGELISSMQSRLDAVTQAIGTVPHRPSVFFEVRYPNLLAVGRGSMVNDVIRAAAGANCVDSPRKLVRLNEEELLRLDPDVYVVQQGPMNPDPLPPSERPHFRTLAAVQSGHIYTVDEQLFSRPGPRSVDAVEELAAALYPHLFDNTGEKP from the coding sequence ATGACTAGATATTTCTGCGTGTTCGCGGCGCTGCTCTGCCTGCTTCTGCCGCTTTCCGCCTCTGCCCAGGTCTCCATTACGGATGACGCCGGCGACGCGGTCACCCTGGATGCGCCGGCCGCGCGGGTCATCTCCCTGTACGGCGCGTTCAACGAGATCATCGCGGCCATGGATCTAACGGACCGTCTAGTGGCGCGCACCCGCGCCGACGAACTGCCGCCGGAGATCACCGCGTTGCCGTCCATCGGCACCCACATGCGGCCCAACGTGGAGCTCATCCTGGGCCTGCGGCCCGACCTGGTGTTTCAGATGGCCGGACGTCGCGCCGCGGCCGGAGAGGCCGTGGCCGCCCTGCGCGCCAAGGGCATCACCGTGACGGTTTTCGACATCCATACTTTTAATGGATTGTTCTCTGCGATTACGCGCATGGGCGTGCTGCTGGGCGCGGAGGGCAAGGCCGGGGAGCTCATATCCTCTATGCAGAGCCGGCTGGACGCCGTGACCCAGGCCATCGGCACCGTGCCGCACCGGCCCAGCGTGTTTTTCGAGGTCCGCTACCCCAATCTGCTGGCCGTCGGGCGCGGCTCCATGGTCAACGACGTAATCCGCGCCGCCGCCGGCGCAAACTGCGTGGACTCCCCGCGCAAGCTCGTTCGCCTCAACGAGGAAGAGCTGCTGCGGCTCGACCCGGACGTCTACGTGGTGCAGCAGGGCCCCATGAACCCGGACCCGCTGCCCCCCTCGGAGCGGCCGCACTTCCGCACCCTGGCCGCCGTGCAGAGCGGCCATATCTACACCGTGGATGAGCAGCTTTTCTCCCGGCCCGGCCCGCGCAGCGTGGACGCCGTGGAGGAGCTGGCCGCCGCCTTGTATCCGCATTTATTTGACAACACAGGAGAAAAGCCATGA
- the cobI gene encoding precorrin-2 C(20)-methyltransferase, which yields MSYGTLYGVGVGPGDPKLLTLRAVEVLGLADRIYAASSTKNDHSFALDIAEPHLKDGADIVRLGFPMTKDTNILHTSWRENAAVVAEFLRTGKSAAFLTLGDPMLYSTFAYVARELERDFPEIPVEVVPGITAMQAAAARTRTMLAAGSESLAVLSGVADEEQLRSTLHVAENLVILKAYKGFRMIRRVLEEEGMAGRARFASQVGQDGETVHTRLEEVPDKPHYLSLVMVPAQEK from the coding sequence ATGAGCTATGGCACATTATATGGTGTGGGCGTCGGTCCCGGCGACCCCAAGCTGCTGACCCTGCGCGCCGTGGAGGTGCTGGGCCTGGCGGACAGGATCTACGCGGCCTCGTCCACCAAGAACGACCACTCCTTTGCCCTGGACATTGCCGAGCCGCACCTCAAGGACGGAGCCGACATCGTGCGCCTCGGCTTCCCCATGACCAAAGACACGAACATTCTGCACACCTCGTGGCGGGAGAACGCCGCCGTGGTGGCCGAGTTCCTGCGCACCGGCAAAAGCGCGGCGTTTCTCACCCTGGGCGACCCCATGCTCTACTCCACCTTTGCCTACGTGGCGCGGGAGCTGGAGCGCGACTTCCCGGAGATTCCCGTGGAGGTTGTGCCCGGCATCACCGCCATGCAGGCCGCGGCGGCGCGGACGCGGACCATGCTCGCCGCCGGCAGCGAAAGCCTGGCCGTGCTCTCGGGCGTGGCGGACGAGGAGCAGCTGCGCTCCACCCTGCACGTGGCGGAGAACTTGGTGATCCTCAAGGCATACAAGGGGTTCAGGATGATTCGACGGGTTCTGGAGGAGGAAGGCATGGCCGGCCGTGCGCGGTTCGCCTCTCAGGTGGGCCAGGACGGCGAGACCGTGCACACGCGGCTGGAGGAAGTACCGGACAAGCCGCACTACCTCAGCCTGGTCATGGTGCCGGCGCAGGAAAAATAA